In Phycisphaerales bacterium, the sequence GTATGAATCCGAACGCTTCCGCCTCGATGATGAGGGCCCCAACCCCGGCGGCATCGGCGAAGAGTCCTCGATCCCGATCTCCCTCGGCGCGACGTGGAACTTCGACCAGCAAGGCTCAGCGTTCGTCCGAGTGATCGTCCCCGCGTGGCGTCAACTCCGGGCCGATGATCCCAATGGCAACACCATCTTCGAGCACGACGCCGACATCACGCCCTCGTTCCAGTTCGGCATCGAGGGACGATTCTGAGCAAACGCTGACTCACCGCGGGCGTTTCGCCCAGGGCCTCACGATCCCCACGATCGATTCGGACCAGTCGTGATCGATCGCGTCGAGCGTGCCATGCCAGATCTCGTCGTGCGTCAGCCAGCGTGTCTTTGGGCCGTCCGTCTTGAATCCAAGGATGACTCGGCGCCATTGGAGAGCGGGGAACGTCGCCTCGTGCCGCCGGGACTCGTCGATCAGAGCCGGGTCTGCCGCCATGCTCCCGACGAGCACAAAAACTCGTGTGGGTTTGAGGTCAGTATCCGTCCGCGATGCGGCTTGGGACGAAAGCACGCGCCCGAGGGTTGGCAGCGCCTGCGGCGCATCGGAATGGATCCAGCATGCGGCGAGGGAGATCGGCCCATGCTCGGTGGTCGCCTGCACGATCCCACGCTCCAGCACGTGCGTGTATCCATAATCGAGCGCGATCGGGTGGATCGAGCCCGGCAACTTCTCCGCCTCGCGCGCGAGTTCCTGGAGCGGCCCGTGACGCTGGGCGATCACGCTCACGCCATGCCCCCGAGACGCGAGCGCAAGGCACAACCCACGAAGCATCCCGGTCCCACCGACAACGAGCGCGTGCGCCATGGGCAGAGTCTATCGACGCCGGGCATCGCGACGCGGCGTGCGCACCAGCCAGGTCATCGGCACCAAATCGTTCGCCAGGACGCGATTCGCGTCGCGCTGTCGCTTCAGGAACTCACGCAGTTGCGCGCGCAGGCGTGGGTGCCGCCGGGCCAGCACTCGGGCGTTCGAGGCGATCGTGCCATAGATCCGCGCATCGAGCCGGTGGATGGTGCTCGCCTGCATCGTGGATTCCCGGACGATCTCGTCGCCAGTTCGCTCGATGACACGCCGAGCCTCGGCGAGAGTCGGGAGCCCCAGATCCGGACTCCGAGCCACGGCATCATCGATCAGATACCACCCGCCCGGCTCGACGAGTCGCCGCAGCCGCGGGGCGGCCGAGTCCGCGCCATCCAGCCCGATCATCATGGCGAGCCGGACCCGCGCGCGAACACGAAACCGGCGCACGTCGCCAACGCGAAACTCGCACGTATCCTGGACTCCGAGTCTGGTCGCTCGTGCGCGCGCGTCAGCGAGAAATGGCTCGAAGGCATCAACTCCGATCACACGGCACCGGAACTTCCGGGCCACGCCGCACGCGATGACGCCCTTGCCACAGGCCAGATCGATGGCGGTTCGATGCTCCCCTAAGTCGGCGTGCGTGAGCAGGTTCAAAATCGATCGTGGCGAACTGCCCAGCGAGTCCAGCCCGCCGAGGAGATCGGAGAGCACGGGAAGGAGCGACGTGGGGCAATCGACGGACTGGGCGACCGACGCCGCGAGGCGTTTGGAGGCCGTTGCCTGCCGATTCGGCAGCGATTGGGGCATGGATAATCCTAACAACGTGCTACTTTGGCCGCCGGAGGGTCGGGTGGCGAGGATTGGTGAAACGGAGAGAGGCCTGATCTGGCATCGAGCTTGCACTTTGTTGACCGATAGAAAGAACACCGGCGTTTGGGTCCGGTTGGGTTTGGCGCTCGTCGCCGAAACAGACACACGAGGGCATTCATGTCGAAGATCATTGGAATCGACCTTGGAACGACGAACTCCTGCGTGGCCGTGATGGAGGGTGGGCAGCCCAAGGTGCTCATCAACTCGTCGGGGAACCGCATCACGCCGTCGGTCGTCGGGTTCACCGACAAAGGCGAGCGTCTCGTCGGGCAGCCGGCGAAGCACCAGCAGGTAACCAACCCCAAGAACACGGTCTACTCGATCAAGCGGTTCATGGGTCGGCGTCGCAGCGAGGTGAGCGCCACGGGCGACACCGGCTATGGCCGCAGCGGCGACGAGGAGAGCAAGGTTCCGTACACCGTCACGGGCGGCGCGGACGAGTTCGTCCACGTGAAGGTCAACCAGGGCGACTTCACGCCCCAGCAGATCTCCGCATTCATCCTCCAGGATCTCAAGAAGACCGCCGAGGACTACCTGGGTGAGAAGGTCGATCGCGCGGTGATCACCGTCCCCGCGTACTTCAACGACGCCCAGCGTCAGGCGACCAAGGACGCAGGAGAGATCGCCGGCCTGAAGGTCGAGCGCATCATCAACGAGCCGACGGCGGCCGCGCTCGCGTACGGGCTCGACAAGAAGAAGAACGAGAAGATCGCCGTCTTCGATCTCGGTGGCGGCACGTTCGACGTCTCCATCCTCGACATCGGCGACGGCGTCTTCGAGGTGCTCAGCACCAACGGCGACACGCACCTGGGCGGCGACGACTGGGACCAGAAGATGATCGACTTCATCGCCGAGGAGTTCCGCAAGAAGGAGGGGATCGACATCCGCAAGGATCCGATGGCGCTCCAGCGGCTCAAGGAGTCGGCGGAGAAAGCGAAGATCGAACTCTCGACGATGCAAGAGACGACGGTCAACCTGCCGTTCATCACGGCCGACCAGAATGGGCCGAAGCACCTGCAGGTCTCGGTGACACGTGCGAAGTTCGATTCGCTCTGCGACGACCTCTTCGAGCGGCTCAAGGCTCCCTGCACCCAGGCGCTCAAGGACGCGAAGCTCTCGCCCGACAAGATCGACGAGGTGATCCTCGTCGGCGGCTCGACGCGCATGCCCAAGGCCCAGTTGATCGCCAAGCAGATCTTCGGGAAAGAGCCCAACAAGAGCGTGAATCCCGACGAGGTCGTGGCGATCGGGGCCGCGATCCAGGGCGGCGTGCTCAAGGGCGACGTGAAGGACGTGCTGCTCCTCGACGTGACGCCGCTCTCCCTGGGCGTCGAGACGCTCGGCGGGGTGATGACGCGCCTCATCGAGCGGAACACGACGATCCCCGCCTCGCGGAAGGAGACCTTCTCGACCGCGGCGGATAGCCAGACGAGCGTCATGATCCACGTCCTCCAGGGCGAGCGAGAGTTCGCGAAGGACAACCGCACGCTGGGACAGTTCGAACTCGCGGGCATCCCGCCGGCGCCGCGCGGCGTGCCGCAGATCGAGGTCGAGTTCGCCCTCGATGCGAACGGCATCCTCACGGTCACGGCGACCGACAAGGCGTCGAGCAAAAAGGCCGACATCAAGATCACGAACTCCGGCGGGTTGTCGAAGGACGAGATCGAGAAGATGAAGAAGGACGCCGAGTCGCACGCGGCCGAGGACAAGATGCGTCGCGAGACCATCGACCTCAAGAACCGTGGCGACACGATGGTCGTCCAGGTCCGCAAGAGCCTGGAGGAGCACGGCGGCAAGGTCGGCTCGGACCTTCGGGCGAAGATCGAGTCGTCGCTCTCGAACCTCGAGTCGAAACTCAAGGGCGACGACAAGTCAGCGATCGAGGCCGCGATCGCGGAACTCGAGAAGTCCAGCATGGAGCTGGGCAAGGTGATGTACGAATCCGCGAAGGCCGAGGGCACGGGAACGACCGAGCCCAAGCCCGACGGGAAGAAGGACGATGTCATCGACGCCGAGTTCAAGGTGAAGGACGAGAAGTAGGCCGAGCACCTGGCGAAGAACTCGAGGATGTGTTTCCATGCCCCGGTGATGTGCCGGGGTATTTCTTTGTATTGGATCGGTATCGCGATCGATATACTGTTCAGCTATGGTCGCGTCAAGAATCGACATTCCCAGGGAGCCATTAGGTGAGTTCTGCACGAGGTGGAAAGTGCGTGAACTCTCGCTCTTTGGATCGGTACTCCGGGCTGACTTTGGTCCAGAGAGCGATGTGGACGTGCTCGTGAGCTTTGAACCCGATGCAGCATGGTCGTATTGGGAATGGCCGGAGATGATCGACGAGCTCGCCACGATCTTCGGGCGTCGGGTCGATCTCGTCGAACGTGAATCTCTGCACAACCCGTTCCGTCGAGCAGAGATTCTCAGAACGCGCCAGGTGGTGTATGCGTCCTAATGGGAAGGACGCGGCGTTGCTCTGGGACATGCTCGTGTACGCGAGAACGGTTCGGCGTCTCGTCGCGGGCAAGACGCTCAACGAGTACCTCGCCGATGAGATGCTGCGCCTGGCGACCGAACGCGCCATCGAGATCATCGGTGAGGCGGCCTATCACGTGTCGGATGAGTTTCGGCATGCCCACGCGGACATCCCGTGGCGAGCCATCGCCGGGCAACGCCACATTCTGGCGCACGAGTATGGTGCTCTGGACCACGTCAAGGTGTGGAAGGTCGCGACTGAGCACGTTTTTGATCTCATTTCGAAGATCGAGCCTCTCGTGCCGCCGCCTCCTGCTGATTCTGCGGGGTGAACTGTGGCCTATGCCAGACCCAAGGACATCCCAGCACACCCAGAACCACAGGTCGCGGCACGATCCCTCCAGGTGCACGTGCATCCTTCGCGAATCGAGCCGGGCGCTCTCGCCGGCGGCGTGGTCATCGTCATCGACGCGCTCCGGGCGAGCGTCACGATCACGCAGGCCCTCGCGAGTGGCGCGACGAGCGTGATACCGGTCATGAATGTGGAAGACGCTTTCGCTGTTCGCGAGCGGCGGTGGAGTGAGGGTGTGGCGCACGATCGCGTGCTGCTCGGCGGCGAGCGGGGCGGCGTCACCATCGAGGGGTTCGACCTCGACAACTCGCCCGCGAGTTACCCTCGTGAACGCGTCGAGGGGCGAGTCGTGATCTTCACGACCACGAATGGCACGAGCGCCCTCCTGCACGCGAAGCAGGCGATCCGCGTGCTCGTCGGGTCGTTCGCGAACCTGTCGGGCGTGTGTAAGGCGGTGGCGAATGAGGAGCGGCCGGTGCACATCCTTTGTGCCGGGACGCGAGACGAGATCAGCATGGACGATTGCCTTCCCGCTGGGGGGATGGTGGAGGTGCTCGAGCGTCGTGGTCGGGCGCTGCTCTCGGACGATTCGGCGCGGCTGTGCCGATTGGCGTGGGAGGGTGCGAAGGCTCAAGCAGGCGGTGTGTTGCGCGCGATGCAGGAGAGCCGTGGCGGGCGGAATCTGTTGCGGATCGGATTGGGTTCTGATGTCGAGTTCTGCTCGAGGATCGACACGATCTCGGTCGTGCCCGAGTTCGATGTGGCGCGGGGGGAGATCACGCTCTCGAGCCCGCGAGAAGAGTGAATGAGAAACGTAGAAGTAGGGAAAGTAGGGGAAGGCGGGCCGCCTGCCCCACGAGATTGTGTAGTCGAGTCGTCAGGTTACCTGCGGGAGCTGAGGTGCTGGCTCATGGCACGAGCCGCGGCTCCACGGTGACTGAGGCGATTCTTCTCGGCGTCGTTGAGTTCTGCACTCGTCTTCGTGAACGAGAATGGCGCTGGGGTGACGAGGAAGAGCGGGTCGTACCCGAAGCCGCTGGCGCCTCGCGGGACGGCCGGTGGGATGCCGATTCGGCCTTCGAAGGTGCCGCGAGCCGTGTGCAACGGAACGCCGGTCTCGTCGGCGAGGACCATGACACAGACGAAGCGCGCGGATCGCCCGATCTCGGGGACACCCTCGAGTTCTCGGAGGACTCGGGCGTTGTTCGCGGCGTCGCGTTCGGCACGCGAGAGGCCGGTCTCGCGGCCATCGGTGGAATAGTGCGACGAGATAACGCCGGGCTTGCCGCCGAGGGCGTCGATCTCGAGTCCTGAGTCATCGGCAAGGCACGGGAGTCGCAGTGCACGGGCGTAGGCGACGGCCTTGATCGTGGCATTCTGCTCAAAGGTCGTGCCGGTCTCGGACGGCTCGGGAATGTCGCGCCCGCCGCTGGCCTCGGTGATGGAATGGAAACGGAGGTATGGTGCCGCGGCTCCGAGGATCGCACGAAGTTCGGCGATCTTGTGAGGGTTCGCGGTGGCGAGAACGATGGTGGTGGGGCTGGTCACGAACGATCCTTGGCATGATCATGCCGTGGCGAGACGCGGTGATGCCTCGAATGATCACATCGAAATTGTGTGAATCAGCGATTTCCGCGACCTCCACGCCGCGGCTGTTGGCGACCTGGAGCCATACGATGGCGTGATGCAGAACGAGATCGCGAGCGTTTTCAAGGCTTTGGGGTTGGACACGTCGACACGCGTGAAGACGGGGGCGGGCGTGAGCGCGGGTGAGGGGCGAGTTGTCGTCACGAGTCCAGGGACGGGTGAGCCGATCGCGGGCGTCATGCTCGACACTACGGCGTCTTATGAGAAGATTGTCGCATCGAGTGCCGAGGCGTTCGTGAAGTGGCGAGAAGTCCCCGCTCCGGCCCGCGGGCTGGTCGTCAGGGCGATCGGCGATGAGTTCCGCCGCCTCAAGGATCCGCTTGGTCGGCTCGTCTCGCTCGAGGTCGGCAAGATCCTGCAGGAAGGCCTCGGCGAGGTCCAGGAGACGATCGACATCGCCGACTTTGCCGTCGGGCTCTCGCGCCAGTTGTACGGCCTCACGATGCCCAGCGAGCGCGCGAGGCACAGCATGCGAGAGCAGTGGCTCCCGCTCGGGCCGATCGGCGTGATCTCGGCGTTCAACTTTCCCAACGCGGTGTGGGCCTGGAACGCGATGCTCGCGGCGGTCTGTGGCGACACGGTCGTATGGAAGCCGAGCCTGCTCGCGCCACTCACAGCGATCGCGAGCAACGCCATCGCGGATCGCGTCGCGACACAGATGGGACACCCGGGCATCTTCCAACTCGTCATCGGAACCGATGCGGAAGTTGGTGAGCGGATGATCGCCGACAAGCGACTGCCGCTGATCTCGGCGACGGGTTCGTGCCGCATGGGCCGGCGCGTGGGCCAGGTCGTCGCGTCGCGCCTAGGGCGGTGCCTGCTTGAACTCGGCGGCAACAACGCCGTGATTGTGGATCAGACGGCGGACCTCGATCTCGCGGCACGTGCGGTTGTGTTCGCGGCCGTCGGAACCGCCGGGCAACGTTGCACGTCTACCCGGCGTGTCTTTGCTCATGAATCTGTCGCCGACACATTCGTCGAGAAACTGCGCAAGGCGTACTCGTCGGTGAAGATCGGAGATCCGCTGGCCGATGGGACGCTCGTCGGTCCACTCATCACAAAGACGGCAGTCGAAGGATATGAGAAGGCCCTCGCCGCTGCGAAGGAGCAGGGCGGAACGCTGGTCTGTGGCGGCAAGCGTGTGCAACTGCCGTCGGCGCCCAAGGGGTTCTATGTTGAGCCGACCATCATCCGAGCGCCCAAAGGCAACACGCTCGCGATCGCCCAAGAAGAGACGTTTGCTCCGATCCTGTACGTCTTCACGTTCAAGGATCTGAAGGAGGCGATCGCGATGCAGAACCGGGCCGATCAGGGCCTCTCGTCGGCGATCTTCACCGAGTCGATCCGCAATGCCGAGACGTTCCTCGCGCCCTCGGGCTCGGGGAGCGACTGCGGCATCGCAAACGTGAACATCGGGACATCGGGCGCCGAGATCGGCGGTGCCTTCGGCGGCGAGAAGGACACCGGCGGCGGGCGCGAGTCGGGGAGCGACTCGTGGAAGGCCTACATGCGTCGCCAGACGTGCACGATCAACTTTGGAGGCGAGTTGCTGCTCGCCCAGGGCATACGGTTCGACTGACACCGCCCGTCTCCCGAGTGGGACACGGGCCGCAGGGAGTCGTTTCGATGATGATGGAGCATGCCGCGGCCACACAAGCGACGGAGAAGATCGCGAGGATGGCGGTCGAGCCGATCGTCTCGGGGATGACCGTGGGCCTGGGGAGCGGGCGCAACGCCGAACGTGCCGTCAAGATGCTCGCCCAGCGCGTGCTCGACGAGCGACTCGACATCCGCTGCGTCTGTACGTCCACGCCGACGGAGATCCTCGCGATCGGCCTTGGACTCAACGCGATCCCCTTCGCCGAGGTCGAGTCGGTGGACTATCTCTTCGACGGGGCGGCCGAGGTCGATCACTCGCTGCGGATGCTCAAGGGGACATACGCCGCGATCACGCGACAGCGCCTGGTCGCCCGCGTCTGCAAGCGGTGTGTGTACATCGCGCCGATCGAGAAACTCTCGGAGCGTCTGGGAACCAACGCGTTGCTCTCCCTGACCCTCGTTCCCTTCGGGATGGTCTCGATTCGCAACACGCTCCGCGACATGGGCCTCTCGGGCGTCATCCGGCGAGATATCGACGGCAAACTCGTCTCGACCGACGGTGGCGGCGTGATGCTCGACCTTCAGATCCCGCCCGATCGCGACATCGAGGAACTCGCCGCCGAACTCGACACCGTGGTCGGCGTCGTCGATCACGGGATCTTCCTGACCGAGGCGGACGAGATCCTGCTCGATTGCCACAACGGCGAGGTCCGCCGAATGGTCCGACCGGCGTAGTCGATGCCGCAACCTCCAACGAGCCTCGATCCACCGTCCACGCGAGTCGAGGCGCTCGATGCGCTGCGTGCCGGGGCCATGGTGCTGGGTGTCCTGCTGCATGCCAGCGTCCCGTACATGCACGCA encodes:
- a CDS encoding nucleotidyltransferase family protein; protein product: MVASRIDIPREPLGEFCTRWKVRELSLFGSVLRADFGPESDVDVLVSFEPDAAWSYWEWPEMIDELATIFGRRVDLVERESLHNPFRRAEILRTRQVVYAS
- a CDS encoding class I SAM-dependent methyltransferase; this translates as MPQSLPNRQATASKRLAASVAQSVDCPTSLLPVLSDLLGGLDSLGSSPRSILNLLTHADLGEHRTAIDLACGKGVIACGVARKFRCRVIGVDAFEPFLADARARATRLGVQDTCEFRVGDVRRFRVRARVRLAMMIGLDGADSAAPRLRRLVEPGGWYLIDDAVARSPDLGLPTLAEARRVIERTGDEIVRESTMQASTIHRLDARIYGTIASNARVLARRHPRLRAQLREFLKRQRDANRVLANDLVPMTWLVRTPRRDARRR
- a CDS encoding 2-phosphosulfolactate phosphatase, whose protein sequence is MHVHPSRIEPGALAGGVVIVIDALRASVTITQALASGATSVIPVMNVEDAFAVRERRWSEGVAHDRVLLGGERGGVTIEGFDLDNSPASYPRERVEGRVVIFTTTNGTSALLHAKQAIRVLVGSFANLSGVCKAVANEERPVHILCAGTRDEISMDDCLPAGGMVEVLERRGRALLSDDSARLCRLAWEGAKAQAGGVLRAMQESRGGRNLLRIGLGSDVEFCSRIDTISVVPEFDVARGEITLSSPREE
- a CDS encoding aldehyde dehydrogenase family protein; the protein is MQNEIASVFKALGLDTSTRVKTGAGVSAGEGRVVVTSPGTGEPIAGVMLDTTASYEKIVASSAEAFVKWREVPAPARGLVVRAIGDEFRRLKDPLGRLVSLEVGKILQEGLGEVQETIDIADFAVGLSRQLYGLTMPSERARHSMREQWLPLGPIGVISAFNFPNAVWAWNAMLAAVCGDTVVWKPSLLAPLTAIASNAIADRVATQMGHPGIFQLVIGTDAEVGERMIADKRLPLISATGSCRMGRRVGQVVASRLGRCLLELGGNNAVIVDQTADLDLAARAVVFAAVGTAGQRCTSTRRVFAHESVADTFVEKLRKAYSSVKIGDPLADGTLVGPLITKTAVEGYEKALAAAKEQGGTLVCGGKRVQLPSAPKGFYVEPTIIRAPKGNTLAIAQEETFAPILYVFTFKDLKEAIAMQNRADQGLSSAIFTESIRNAETFLAPSGSGSDCGIANVNIGTSGAEIGGAFGGEKDTGGGRESGSDSWKAYMRRQTCTINFGGELLLAQGIRFD
- a CDS encoding non-canonical purine NTP pyrophosphatase — encoded protein: MTSPTTIVLATANPHKIAELRAILGAAAPYLRFHSITEASGGRDIPEPSETGTTFEQNATIKAVAYARALRLPCLADDSGLEIDALGGKPGVISSHYSTDGRETGLSRAERDAANNARVLRELEGVPEIGRSARFVCVMVLADETGVPLHTARGTFEGRIGIPPAVPRGASGFGYDPLFLVTPAPFSFTKTSAELNDAEKNRLSHRGAAARAMSQHLSSRR
- a CDS encoding DUF86 domain-containing protein, with product MRPNGKDAALLWDMLVYARTVRRLVAGKTLNEYLADEMLRLATERAIEIIGEAAYHVSDEFRHAHADIPWRAIAGQRHILAHEYGALDHVKVWKVATEHVFDLISKIEPLVPPPPADSAG
- the dnaK gene encoding molecular chaperone DnaK: MSKIIGIDLGTTNSCVAVMEGGQPKVLINSSGNRITPSVVGFTDKGERLVGQPAKHQQVTNPKNTVYSIKRFMGRRRSEVSATGDTGYGRSGDEESKVPYTVTGGADEFVHVKVNQGDFTPQQISAFILQDLKKTAEDYLGEKVDRAVITVPAYFNDAQRQATKDAGEIAGLKVERIINEPTAAALAYGLDKKKNEKIAVFDLGGGTFDVSILDIGDGVFEVLSTNGDTHLGGDDWDQKMIDFIAEEFRKKEGIDIRKDPMALQRLKESAEKAKIELSTMQETTVNLPFITADQNGPKHLQVSVTRAKFDSLCDDLFERLKAPCTQALKDAKLSPDKIDEVILVGGSTRMPKAQLIAKQIFGKEPNKSVNPDEVVAIGAAIQGGVLKGDVKDVLLLDVTPLSLGVETLGGVMTRLIERNTTIPASRKETFSTAADSQTSVMIHVLQGEREFAKDNRTLGQFELAGIPPAPRGVPQIEVEFALDANGILTVTATDKASSKKADIKITNSGGLSKDEIEKMKKDAESHAAEDKMRRETIDLKNRGDTMVVQVRKSLEEHGGKVGSDLRAKIESSLSNLESKLKGDDKSAIEAAIAELEKSSMELGKVMYESAKAEGTGTTEPKPDGKKDDVIDAEFKVKDEK
- the rpiA gene encoding ribose 5-phosphate isomerase A yields the protein MMMEHAAATQATEKIARMAVEPIVSGMTVGLGSGRNAERAVKMLAQRVLDERLDIRCVCTSTPTEILAIGLGLNAIPFAEVESVDYLFDGAAEVDHSLRMLKGTYAAITRQRLVARVCKRCVYIAPIEKLSERLGTNALLSLTLVPFGMVSIRNTLRDMGLSGVIRRDIDGKLVSTDGGGVMLDLQIPPDRDIEELAAELDTVVGVVDHGIFLTEADEILLDCHNGEVRRMVRPA